The following proteins are encoded in a genomic region of Takifugu rubripes chromosome 21, fTakRub1.2, whole genome shotgun sequence:
- the LOC115247488 gene encoding granzyme A-like, which translates to MFPSAVYVPHRNHTLLSRTHKSKCVHQCGFQCLTSKRDQKRCSPRRVLSSSPTNGAVNQPSDVLMSVNVTVVDRKKCSKYYSPEPVITKAMICAGSENKDACQGDSGGPLLCNGALVGVTSFGRGCGRVPGVYAYITEEHLRWIKKIIRTSEMQE; encoded by the exons ATGTTTCCCTCAGCTGTGTATGTTCCGCACAGAAACCACACCCTTTTGAGCAGGACACATAAAAGCAAGTGTGTGCATCAGTGTGGGTTTCAGTGTCTCACATCAAAGAGAGATCAGAAGAGATGTTCTCCCCGGAGGGTTTTGTCCTCATCTCCTACAAACGGGGCTGTCAACCAACCCTCCGATGTCCTGATGTCTGTCAACGTGACAGTGGTGGACAGAAAGAAGTGCTCCAAATACTACAGCCCCGAGCCTGTGATCACCAAGGCAATGATATGTGCAGGGTCAGAGAACAAGGACGCCTGTCAG GGCGACTCAGGAGGGCCGCTCTTGTGCAACGGGGCACTGGTGGGGGTCACCTCCTTCGGTCGTGGATGTGGCAGAGTCCCCGGAGTGTACGCCTACATTACTGAAGAGCATCTGCGCTGGATCAAGAAGATcatcagaacatctgaaatGCAGGAATGA